One Rossellomorea aquimaris DNA window includes the following coding sequences:
- the nadC gene encoding carboxylating nicotinate-nucleotide diphosphorylase: MNKMKLKSMLEEFYREDLGDGDHSSETLFSKDDEGSFSFIMKESGIFCGKDVIELGFGLFNPSIQTSVFIEDGERVETGQLIAEIRGPMRDLLQAERVVLNLVQRMSGIATETHRAVQQVKDSGVRLCDTRKTTPGLRMLEKYAVRTGGGFNHRNGLYDAVMLKDNHISFAGSITNAVKKVKSHIGHMVKVEVEIETREQLVEAIESGADVIMFDNCSPEAIREWIPLVPSHIVTEASGGITRESLSAYAETGIHYISLGYLTHSVKSLDISAKVRIAKGV, encoded by the coding sequence ATGAACAAAATGAAACTAAAATCTATGCTTGAAGAGTTTTACCGTGAAGATCTGGGTGATGGAGATCACTCTTCTGAAACTCTGTTTTCTAAAGACGATGAAGGATCTTTTTCATTCATAATGAAAGAGAGCGGTATATTTTGTGGGAAAGATGTGATCGAGCTTGGGTTCGGGCTCTTTAATCCATCAATCCAAACAAGCGTGTTCATTGAAGATGGAGAAAGGGTCGAAACGGGACAATTGATTGCTGAAATCAGAGGTCCTATGAGGGATCTTCTCCAGGCTGAACGCGTTGTCCTCAATTTGGTTCAGCGCATGAGCGGTATTGCCACCGAAACCCATCGAGCCGTACAGCAGGTGAAAGACAGTGGAGTTCGATTATGTGATACACGGAAAACAACCCCCGGATTACGGATGCTTGAGAAGTATGCTGTAAGGACCGGTGGAGGATTCAATCACAGAAATGGCCTTTATGATGCCGTCATGTTGAAAGATAATCACATTTCATTTGCGGGGTCGATTACAAATGCTGTAAAAAAGGTGAAAAGTCACATTGGTCATATGGTGAAAGTGGAAGTGGAAATCGAAACAAGGGAGCAATTAGTGGAAGCGATCGAAAGCGGTGCAGATGTCATTATGTTCGATAACTGTAGTCCAGAGGCGATCCGGGAATGGATCCCCCTTGTCCCCTCTCATATCGTGACGGAAGCATCGGGTGGGATCACGAGGGAAAGTCTCAGCGCTTATGCAGAGACAGGTATTCATTATATCTCCCTCGGGTACTTGACACATTCGGTGAAATCACTTGATATCAGCGCAAAAGTAAGAATAGCGAAAGGGGTATGA
- a CDS encoding phosphotransferase, which translates to MHVRGDDYSHRLLSYLQSKLNDPGASLKMLKEGKWKLKSNGRKWFVKRFPNQLRFLLQERLISTLLREKFYHVLPFHPIHEREILLFEGSPIGITTWLETSKSIRYDQPEDREDALMVLKKFHSVSKKINNPWTTEIPRYKWLKKWKKRMMQFQYNLPYLQAFIQPYYLYTYLEWGKWALKELKSIDIDEYGKCITHGDVAHHNFLRGKNGMVYMIDFDLMSLSTELTDDLQFCNRILPYLNWSLSDVKRLTPFKSYEDELIFYLGLMYPSDVFREWNRFIREDQSYKQRVWSYLINLTLHQFSQRMQFNQELHGEVKRINTQL; encoded by the coding sequence ATGCATGTACGAGGGGACGATTATTCACATCGTCTCCTTTCTTATTTACAATCTAAGTTAAACGATCCTGGAGCATCCCTTAAAATGTTAAAAGAAGGAAAATGGAAGCTCAAAAGCAATGGAAGAAAATGGTTTGTGAAACGATTTCCCAATCAACTGAGATTCTTACTTCAGGAACGGCTGATTTCAACGTTGTTAAGGGAAAAGTTTTATCACGTTCTGCCGTTTCATCCTATTCATGAGCGGGAGATATTATTATTTGAAGGTTCTCCGATCGGTATTACCACGTGGTTAGAAACGTCCAAGTCCATCCGTTATGATCAACCTGAAGATCGGGAAGATGCATTAATGGTACTGAAAAAATTTCATTCAGTATCGAAAAAGATCAACAATCCATGGACAACTGAAATTCCACGGTACAAATGGCTGAAAAAATGGAAAAAACGAATGATGCAGTTTCAATATAATCTTCCCTATTTGCAAGCCTTCATTCAACCTTATTATTTGTATACGTATTTAGAATGGGGGAAGTGGGCACTGAAAGAATTAAAATCAATCGACATCGATGAGTATGGAAAATGCATTACTCATGGAGATGTAGCACATCATAATTTCTTAAGAGGAAAGAACGGGATGGTGTATATGATTGACTTTGATTTAATGTCACTTTCTACAGAATTAACAGATGACCTGCAGTTTTGCAACCGGATTCTGCCATATTTAAATTGGTCTCTAAGTGACGTCAAACGCCTGACACCATTCAAATCATACGAGGATGAGCTCATCTTTTATCTTGGTTTAATGTATCCATCTGATGTGTTTCGAGAGTGGAATCGATTCATTCGTGAAGATCAATCCTATAAACAGCGTGTGTGGAGTTACTTAATCAATTTAACCCTTCATCAATTTTCCCAGCGAATGCAATTCAATCAAGAGCTGCATGGGGAAGTGAAAAGGATCAATACCCAATTGTAG
- a CDS encoding IscS subfamily cysteine desulfurase: MMNYFDYAATTPIDPESLHVVQTVSDEFWGNPSSLHDIGGKAQLLLTKCREKLAGMLKVPSKGIYFTSGGTEGNHLALVTLALSRQEKGKHIILGGAEHSSLHSTAAFLEQFGFIITKIPFTSQGLIDLQILEGSLSEDTTIVSIGHVNGEIGTIQPLNDIKNLLKSGDILLHSDMVQSFGKMDITEFTSIVDSFTLSSHKIYGPKGVGALYVNPSLDVSPMIPGQTHEDGFRGGTVNLPGIAGFATAASMCHESFSTPHFSRLRTYFLSRLEEQLSGTYTLYEGPAPAQLPHVVGLGIHGLEGQWLMLECNRRGMCISTGSACSAGLQDMSKTLTSMGVGQRAGKEFIRISFGRETREEHVEALVQTFSEIHAAHVSSLT, translated from the coding sequence ATGATGAACTATTTTGACTACGCAGCTACAACCCCTATAGATCCTGAAAGTTTACACGTGGTTCAAACAGTGAGTGATGAGTTCTGGGGAAATCCGAGCAGTCTTCACGACATTGGCGGAAAAGCACAGCTTCTACTGACTAAATGCAGAGAAAAACTGGCAGGGATGCTTAAGGTCCCATCTAAAGGAATATACTTTACTTCTGGAGGGACAGAAGGTAATCATTTAGCCCTTGTCACACTAGCACTAAGCAGACAAGAGAAAGGAAAACACATCATTTTGGGTGGTGCAGAACATTCATCCCTGCATTCTACAGCGGCTTTTCTTGAGCAATTTGGCTTTATAATTACAAAAATCCCTTTCACCTCTCAAGGGTTGATCGACCTTCAAATATTAGAAGGATCGCTTTCTGAAGACACGACCATTGTCAGCATCGGGCACGTCAACGGAGAAATCGGCACAATCCAGCCATTGAACGATATTAAGAATCTATTGAAAAGCGGTGACATTTTATTGCACAGCGATATGGTTCAATCATTCGGGAAAATGGACATCACGGAATTCACTTCCATCGTCGACAGTTTCACACTCTCTTCTCATAAAATTTATGGACCAAAGGGAGTCGGCGCACTTTATGTCAATCCTTCCCTGGACGTATCTCCCATGATCCCGGGACAGACTCATGAAGACGGGTTCAGGGGAGGGACGGTGAATCTGCCGGGGATAGCGGGATTCGCGACAGCCGCAAGTATGTGTCACGAATCCTTTTCAACACCGCATTTCAGTCGGTTGAGAACGTATTTCTTATCTCGATTAGAAGAACAACTGTCGGGTACTTACACCCTCTATGAAGGGCCAGCACCCGCACAGCTGCCACATGTTGTCGGACTTGGGATTCACGGCCTTGAAGGTCAATGGCTCATGCTCGAATGCAACAGGCGTGGAATGTGCATTTCCACAGGCAGTGCATGCTCGGCAGGATTACAGGATATGTCTAAGACATTGACAAGTATGGGAGTCGGGCAAAGAGCCGGAAAAGAATTCATCCGGATTTCATTCGGAAGAGAAACGAGGGAAGAACACGTAGAAGCATTGGTACAAACTTTTTCTGAAATCCATGCGGCTCACGTATCTTCCTTAACTTGA
- a CDS encoding ACT domain-containing protein, with amino-acid sequence MGKKFQEGKFYLVREDVLPEAMKKTLDAKELIERGKADSVWEAVHRVDLSRSAFYKYRDTVFPFHTVVKERIITLFFHLEDRSGTLSHLLSETAKHGCNILTIHQTIPLQGRANVTLSLNVTDLTIGLEDLLSKLRRLEFVEKVEVLGSGA; translated from the coding sequence TTGGGGAAAAAATTTCAAGAGGGCAAGTTTTATTTAGTGCGTGAAGATGTGCTGCCCGAAGCGATGAAGAAAACCCTGGATGCGAAAGAATTGATTGAAAGAGGCAAGGCCGACTCAGTATGGGAAGCGGTCCATCGGGTTGATTTAAGCCGGAGTGCCTTTTATAAATATCGTGATACTGTGTTTCCATTTCACACCGTGGTGAAGGAGAGAATCATCACGCTATTCTTCCATCTCGAAGATCGTTCAGGCACGCTGTCTCATTTACTTAGTGAAACAGCCAAGCATGGTTGCAATATTTTGACGATACATCAGACAATCCCATTGCAGGGAAGAGCGAATGTCACGCTATCACTGAATGTGACAGACCTTACGATTGGATTGGAAGACTTACTTTCAAAGCTGAGACGATTAGAATTTGTAGAAAAAGTAGAAGTGTTGGGTTCCGGAGCCTGA
- the safA gene encoding SafA/ExsA family spore coat assembly protein: protein MKIHIVQKGDTLWKIAKKYGVNFEELKQMNAQLSNPDMIMPGMKIKVPTTGGSVKKETQIKYGSKEMPKKEMPKAEHPFKEQKPMAMPVEEPKKEKPKEVQKPFAPKMPQPVVPEIDINNYYMMNMANMQMQQPMQQPMQQAKPKPKPQTPPKPTNVLPKAKEQPKPKPKPKQEAVQGIQEEESLQMPSQPQGGNTQPMFNPNNCVPVSPVMPGSGFCPPHGWGMQQGGYGMPMGQGMPMGPGSGVQGASMMPGMQQMPMMPQMGHEEESSSVMPYMPHGQMPMQQPMQMPMHMQQPMQMPMQQPMGQPSGVMGVSDENGYPSVQMPQQVSPAMMYPQNCYPVSPVMPGPGFQGGMPGGYPMGPGGQVQGAMSEESPSSMYGHQMPMGQPSGVMGAQTGGQMPMGQPSGVMGAQMGGQMPMGQPSGVMGASDQGDCGCGAPQGYGPMMHHPMMQQQMQQQMPQGMQQHPYGFGPGMMGQGMPGQGMPGQGMPMGPQGQGMGMPMGPQGMFGPRAFSMPNFNDDDFEG, encoded by the coding sequence GTGAAAATCCATATTGTTCAAAAAGGGGATACTCTATGGAAAATCGCCAAGAAGTATGGCGTGAATTTCGAAGAGTTAAAACAGATGAATGCCCAGCTATCAAACCCTGACATGATCATGCCTGGCATGAAAATTAAAGTGCCGACTACAGGCGGATCCGTAAAGAAAGAGACACAGATCAAGTACGGTTCCAAGGAAATGCCAAAGAAGGAAATGCCTAAAGCAGAGCATCCGTTCAAAGAGCAGAAGCCTATGGCCATGCCAGTAGAAGAGCCAAAGAAAGAAAAGCCGAAAGAAGTACAAAAGCCATTTGCACCAAAAATGCCTCAACCAGTAGTGCCGGAAATCGATATTAACAACTACTACATGATGAATATGGCGAATATGCAAATGCAACAGCCAATGCAACAGCCAATGCAGCAAGCAAAGCCAAAACCAAAACCTCAAACGCCGCCTAAACCTACTAATGTACTTCCAAAAGCAAAAGAACAGCCAAAGCCAAAACCAAAACCGAAGCAAGAAGCCGTTCAAGGTATTCAAGAAGAAGAAAGCTTACAAATGCCATCTCAACCACAAGGAGGGAACACCCAGCCTATGTTTAACCCAAATAATTGCGTACCCGTATCACCGGTAATGCCAGGATCAGGTTTCTGTCCACCACATGGATGGGGAATGCAACAAGGAGGATATGGAATGCCTATGGGCCAAGGGATGCCAATGGGACCTGGAAGCGGGGTTCAGGGGGCTTCCATGATGCCTGGAATGCAGCAGATGCCAATGATGCCGCAAATGGGGCATGAAGAAGAGTCTTCATCTGTCATGCCATACATGCCGCATGGTCAAATGCCGATGCAGCAGCCGATGCAAATGCCCATGCATATGCAGCAGCCAATGCAAATGCCAATGCAACAACCAATGGGTCAGCCGTCCGGAGTAATGGGTGTGTCAGATGAAAATGGCTATCCATCCGTTCAAATGCCACAACAGGTATCACCGGCCATGATGTATCCTCAGAACTGCTATCCAGTCTCTCCTGTCATGCCGGGACCGGGATTCCAGGGTGGAATGCCAGGCGGTTATCCAATGGGGCCAGGAGGTCAAGTTCAGGGGGCAATGTCAGAAGAGTCTCCTTCTTCGATGTACGGACATCAAATGCCGATGGGCCAGCCATCAGGAGTGATGGGAGCCCAAACGGGTGGCCAGATGCCGATGGGTCAGCCATCCGGAGTAATGGGAGCTCAAATGGGTGGCCAGATGCCGATGGGTCAGCCGTCCGGAGTAATGGGAGCAAGCGACCAAGGTGATTGCGGATGCGGTGCACCTCAAGGATATGGGCCAATGATGCATCATCCAATGATGCAACAGCAAATGCAACAACAAATGCCTCAAGGAATGCAGCAACACCCATACGGCTTCGGACCGGGGATGATGGGGCAGGGAATGCCTGGCCAAGGAATGCCTGGCCAAGGAATGCCGATGGGACCCCAAGGTCAGGGAATGGGCATGCCAATGGGACCGCAAGGAATGTTTGGTCCAAGAGCATTTTCCATGCCGAACTTCAATGACGATGACTTTGAGGGCTAA
- a CDS encoding transcription repressor NadR, translating to MISYIKLGTEEIPLAGKKILGDERRQWILDKLITKQTPVTGGDLAKQTNVSRQVIVSDITLLKAKGEPIIATSQGYLYMPTSNQDTLIERTVACQHTPERSEEELFLLVDHGVTVKDVKIEHGVYGDLTASIMVSNRKEVEQFMNKIENTGASFLSELTDGVHLHTLMAQNEETLEKAESALQEAGFLIQS from the coding sequence ATGATTTCCTATATAAAATTGGGGACGGAGGAGATACCTTTGGCAGGAAAAAAGATCCTTGGGGATGAGAGAAGACAATGGATCCTCGATAAACTAATCACAAAACAAACCCCTGTAACAGGTGGAGATCTCGCTAAGCAGACCAATGTCAGTCGTCAAGTCATCGTAAGTGACATCACATTGCTGAAAGCAAAAGGAGAGCCCATCATTGCGACCAGTCAAGGCTACCTGTACATGCCGACTTCCAATCAGGATACGTTGATTGAACGCACGGTTGCCTGTCAGCACACGCCTGAACGATCGGAAGAAGAACTATTCTTACTTGTCGATCACGGCGTAACTGTTAAAGATGTAAAGATCGAGCACGGAGTTTACGGAGATCTAACCGCTTCGATCATGGTTTCAAACCGTAAAGAGGTAGAACAATTCATGAACAAAATTGAGAATACTGGAGCTTCCTTTCTATCGGAACTGACAGATGGAGTTCATTTACATACGTTAATGGCCCAAAATGAAGAAACGCTGGAAAAAGCAGAAAGTGCCCTTCAGGAAGCAGGATTCTTGATACAATCATAA
- the pheA gene encoding prephenate dehydratase, which produces MKIAYLGPQASFTDLAVKKAFPEEDTVPYVTIPDCIEAVIENEVDYAVVPLENALEGSVHITVDYLFHEANLAITAELTSAIQQHLMIHPEWTDSEESIRKILSHSHALAQCHKFLHKRFRGVSLEQTTSTAAAAKFVSENPEAFLGAIGNELAAEKYGLTILHENIHDFAYNHTRFIVLHKTADPLSLSQEKSMDKTTLMVTLPKDRSGALHQVLSTFAWRQLNLSKIESRPLKTGLGDYFFLIDVAQEMDDVLLPGAISEMEALGCKVKMIGTYSSYLLDN; this is translated from the coding sequence GTGAAAATTGCGTATTTAGGACCCCAGGCTTCCTTTACAGATTTAGCTGTCAAGAAGGCGTTTCCAGAAGAAGATACGGTACCGTATGTAACGATTCCCGATTGCATTGAAGCGGTGATAGAGAATGAAGTCGATTATGCCGTTGTTCCATTAGAAAATGCCTTGGAAGGCTCGGTACATATTACAGTCGACTATTTGTTTCATGAAGCAAATTTAGCGATTACAGCAGAATTGACATCGGCGATTCAGCAACACTTAATGATACACCCTGAATGGACCGATAGCGAAGAATCGATTCGAAAAATTCTTTCCCATTCCCACGCATTGGCACAGTGCCATAAGTTTTTACATAAGCGGTTTCGGGGCGTCTCTTTAGAACAAACGACCAGTACGGCAGCCGCAGCCAAATTCGTGAGTGAGAACCCTGAGGCGTTTCTCGGGGCGATCGGAAATGAGTTGGCGGCTGAAAAATACGGGTTAACGATCCTGCATGAAAACATACATGACTTTGCCTATAATCATACAAGGTTCATCGTATTACATAAGACGGCCGATCCCTTGTCGCTTTCCCAAGAAAAAAGTATGGATAAGACGACCTTGATGGTGACTCTCCCGAAAGATCGATCAGGAGCTCTCCATCAGGTATTATCAACCTTTGCCTGGAGACAATTGAACTTAAGTAAAATTGAATCTAGACCGTTGAAAACAGGGTTAGGGGATTATTTCTTCTTAATTGATGTGGCCCAAGAAATGGATGATGTGCTACTGCCGGGAGCGATCAGTGAAATGGAAGCTCTCGGATGCAAAGTGAAGATGATCGGGACGTATTCTTCTTATTTATTGGATAATTAA
- the nadA gene encoding quinolinate synthase NadA, whose protein sequence is MGLLDELTKETGVLPESITSLTTEEMENRVREIKLQLGKKLFIPGHHYQKDEVIQFADAVGDSLQLAQISAQNKEAEFIVFCGVHFMAETADILTDENQVVILPDMRAGCSMADMADIYQTEKAWIKLTEQFGDTIIPLTYVNSTAAIKSFVGKNGGATVTSSNAHKMVEWALGQKERILFLPDQHLGRNTAADLGISLSEMAVWDPIGNELIYEGEIDGVKVILWKGHCSVHENFTVKNIDDIRKNHPDMKIIVHPECRREVVEKSDFNGSTKYIIETIDQSAPGSSWAIGTEMNLVKRLINQHPDKTIVSLNPYMCPCLTMNRIDLPHLVWSLEKIMEQKPENIIKVDEDTARNAIFALERMLARA, encoded by the coding sequence ATGGGATTGCTGGATGAATTAACAAAAGAAACGGGTGTTTTGCCTGAATCGATTACAAGCCTCACAACGGAAGAAATGGAAAACAGAGTGAGGGAAATTAAGTTACAATTGGGAAAGAAGCTTTTTATTCCAGGGCATCATTATCAAAAAGATGAAGTGATCCAATTTGCTGATGCCGTAGGGGATTCTCTTCAACTTGCCCAAATATCCGCTCAAAATAAAGAAGCGGAATTCATTGTGTTTTGCGGGGTCCATTTTATGGCCGAAACGGCAGATATTTTAACGGATGAAAATCAAGTTGTCATCTTGCCCGACATGAGGGCAGGGTGTTCCATGGCAGATATGGCAGATATTTATCAGACGGAAAAGGCATGGATCAAACTGACGGAGCAATTCGGTGATACAATCATTCCCCTCACGTATGTCAATTCCACCGCAGCAATCAAAAGCTTTGTTGGAAAGAATGGAGGAGCTACAGTTACGTCTTCAAATGCTCATAAAATGGTCGAATGGGCATTAGGGCAGAAGGAACGAATTCTCTTCTTGCCTGATCAACACTTAGGACGTAATACAGCGGCTGATCTTGGTATTTCCTTAAGTGAAATGGCTGTCTGGGATCCGATTGGAAACGAGCTGATCTATGAAGGAGAAATTGATGGGGTGAAAGTGATCCTATGGAAGGGCCACTGTTCCGTACATGAAAACTTCACTGTGAAGAATATAGACGATATCCGGAAGAATCACCCTGACATGAAGATCATCGTCCATCCTGAATGTCGCCGTGAAGTGGTGGAGAAATCAGATTTTAATGGAAGTACGAAATATATTATAGAAACGATTGACCAGTCGGCTCCGGGATCTTCCTGGGCGATTGGAACAGAAATGAATCTCGTGAAAAGACTGATCAATCAACATCCCGATAAGACGATCGTTTCCTTAAATCCATATATGTGTCCTTGTTTAACGATGAATCGCATCGATTTGCCCCATTTAGTATGGTCATTGGAAAAAATTATGGAGCAAAAACCCGAAAATATCATTAAAGTGGATGAAGATACTGCAAGAAATGCGATTTTCGCTTTAGAACGCATGTTAGCCCGTGCTTAA
- the nadB gene encoding L-aspartate oxidase, whose translation MKKTDIIIVGSGIAALQLARQLQNHFYVMIITKDKIKSGNSYLAQGGIAAPLELKDSVNAHFKDTLEAGRYHQDEDSVNQLITDGKRIVQSLVDEGAPFDRKEDGSLSLGMEGAHSAHRILHSGGDQTGKYLVKYLLKSLSREKVEFIEGEMVYELVKDDKGHCCGVKTKDKSDSIRYYYASHIVLGTGGIGGLYSSTSNHPAVTGDGMALAFLAGAKLSDMEFIQFHPTLLWLNGKTCGLISEAVRGEGALLLNDKGERIMEGVDPQLELAPRHSVAERIYKERQKGREVYLDISRIEDFQEKFPSISTLCLKHNISIEDGMIPVSPGCHFMMGGVVTDHVGQTNIPGLYAIGEVACTGIHGANRLASNSLLEGLVYGDRLGKFLIQKGVSPSPHFHSTSHQIKEGESLNIPFQSADIKEGMMNRVGIIREEEGLLAHLKWLKAQRLTFHELLDFNSREEIHIYFMWIVSLLVTESALLRKESRGGHIRSDFPREDNDQWFKRKMVLQNNEGRLRVEYHEQNETKIYA comes from the coding sequence ATGAAAAAAACCGATATTATCATCGTTGGAAGTGGCATTGCCGCCTTGCAATTGGCACGTCAGCTTCAAAATCATTTTTATGTGATGATTATCACAAAGGATAAAATCAAAAGTGGTAACTCTTACCTTGCTCAAGGAGGGATTGCGGCACCTTTAGAACTAAAGGATTCTGTAAACGCCCATTTTAAAGATACATTGGAAGCAGGACGCTATCACCAGGATGAAGATAGTGTGAATCAACTCATAACAGATGGAAAAAGAATCGTACAATCCCTGGTGGATGAAGGAGCACCCTTTGATCGAAAAGAGGATGGAAGTCTTTCTCTGGGGATGGAGGGGGCACATAGTGCGCATCGCATCCTGCATAGTGGCGGAGATCAAACGGGGAAATATTTAGTGAAGTATTTGTTGAAATCCCTTTCAAGGGAAAAGGTTGAATTCATTGAAGGGGAAATGGTTTACGAGCTTGTAAAAGATGACAAGGGCCATTGCTGTGGGGTGAAAACGAAGGATAAGAGTGATTCAATCCGCTATTACTATGCTTCCCATATCGTACTCGGAACTGGTGGAATCGGTGGTTTATATTCCTCTACCTCCAATCATCCAGCTGTGACGGGAGATGGAATGGCGCTTGCCTTTCTTGCAGGGGCAAAGCTATCAGATATGGAATTTATTCAGTTTCATCCGACGCTGCTTTGGTTGAACGGGAAAACTTGCGGTCTGATTTCAGAGGCCGTAAGAGGGGAAGGCGCCCTTCTGTTAAATGATAAGGGAGAAAGGATCATGGAGGGAGTCGATCCCCAACTGGAACTTGCCCCCCGGCATAGTGTCGCTGAACGCATTTATAAGGAACGGCAAAAGGGAAGGGAAGTGTATCTGGATATTAGTAGAATAGAAGATTTCCAGGAAAAATTCCCTTCCATCTCCACTCTTTGCTTAAAACATAACATTTCCATCGAGGACGGGATGATCCCTGTTTCCCCGGGATGTCATTTTATGATGGGTGGAGTCGTAACAGACCATGTGGGGCAAACGAATATCCCCGGGTTATATGCCATCGGGGAAGTTGCGTGCACCGGCATTCACGGGGCTAATCGACTGGCAAGCAATTCATTATTAGAAGGATTGGTATACGGAGATCGCCTGGGTAAATTCCTTATTCAAAAGGGAGTCAGCCCTTCACCTCATTTCCACTCCACATCCCACCAGATTAAAGAGGGGGAGTCCTTGAATATCCCCTTTCAATCTGCAGATATAAAAGAAGGTATGATGAATCGTGTCGGGATCATTCGGGAGGAAGAAGGGCTGCTCGCTCATTTGAAGTGGTTAAAGGCTCAGCGACTGACATTTCATGAGCTTCTTGATTTTAATTCACGTGAAGAGATTCACATATACTTCATGTGGATCGTAAGCTTGCTCGTGACCGAGTCCGCTTTATTACGGAAGGAAAGCAGGGGAGGACATATTCGATCAGACTTTCCTCGTGAAGATAATGATCAATGGTTTAAACGAAAAATGGTTTTACAAAACAATGAAGGTAGATTGAGGGTGGAATATCATGAACAAAATGAAACTAAAATCTATGCTTGA
- the obgE gene encoding GTPase ObgE, producing MFIDQVKVYTKGGDGGNGMVAFRREKYVPKGGPAGGDGGHGADVIFEVDEGLRTLMDFRYQRHFKATRGEHGMSKNQHGRNAEDMVVKVPPGTVVKDDDTGETIADLVQHGQRAVITKGGRGGRGNSRFATPANPAPELSEKGEPGQERYIVMELKLLADVGLVGFPSVGKSTLLSVVSAAKPKIASYHFTTIVPNLGMVETGDGRSFVMADLPGLIEGAHEGVGLGHQFLRHIERTRVIVHVIDMSGMEGRDPYEDYLTINEELKQYNLRLTERPQIIVANKMDMPDSEENLKIFKEKLQEDFPVFPISAVTRQGLSELLYAVADKVETTSEFPIHEEEETGIHRVLYKHEEEEREFEITRDPDGTFVVSGAKIERLFKMTDFSREDSTRRFARQLRSYGVDEALRERGAENGDTIRLLKYEFEFVD from the coding sequence ATGTTTATAGATCAGGTCAAGGTTTATACAAAGGGCGGTGACGGCGGAAACGGTATGGTTGCCTTCCGTCGTGAGAAATATGTACCTAAAGGTGGTCCTGCCGGAGGAGATGGCGGTCACGGTGCAGACGTCATTTTTGAAGTGGATGAAGGCTTAAGAACGTTGATGGATTTCCGTTATCAGCGTCATTTCAAAGCAACTCGTGGAGAGCACGGGATGAGTAAGAATCAGCATGGACGGAACGCAGAAGATATGGTTGTAAAGGTTCCACCTGGAACAGTCGTAAAGGACGATGATACGGGTGAAACGATTGCCGACCTGGTGCAGCATGGTCAGCGTGCCGTTATCACGAAAGGTGGCCGCGGAGGAAGAGGGAATTCCCGTTTCGCTACACCTGCCAACCCTGCTCCTGAGCTTTCTGAAAAAGGGGAGCCGGGACAAGAGCGTTATATCGTGATGGAATTGAAGCTGCTTGCAGATGTTGGACTGGTAGGATTCCCGAGCGTCGGAAAATCCACATTGCTTTCAGTTGTTTCAGCTGCCAAGCCAAAGATTGCTTCGTACCATTTCACAACCATTGTTCCGAATCTTGGAATGGTTGAAACAGGAGATGGAAGAAGCTTCGTCATGGCTGACTTGCCTGGGTTAATTGAAGGAGCCCATGAAGGTGTCGGACTCGGTCACCAATTCCTGCGCCATATTGAACGTACACGTGTTATTGTTCATGTGATCGATATGAGTGGAATGGAAGGAAGAGATCCATACGAGGATTATCTGACGATCAATGAAGAGCTTAAGCAATACAACCTTCGTTTAACGGAGAGACCTCAAATCATCGTTGCCAATAAAATGGACATGCCTGATTCAGAAGAAAACCTGAAGATTTTCAAGGAGAAACTGCAGGAAGATTTCCCTGTCTTCCCAATCTCGGCTGTTACGCGTCAAGGGCTAAGTGAGCTTCTATATGCGGTAGCTGATAAAGTGGAAACTACTTCTGAATTCCCTATTCATGAAGAAGAGGAAACCGGTATTCACCGTGTCCTTTACAAGCATGAAGAAGAAGAGAGAGAATTCGAAATCACACGTGATCCTGATGGAACATTCGTTGTAAGCGGTGCGAAAATTGAGAGATTGTTCAAGATGACGGACTTCTCCAGGGAAGATTCTACGAGACGATTCGCAAGACAGCTTCGTTCGTACGGAGTGGATGAAGCCCTTCGTGAGCGTGGTGCCGAGAATGGCGACACGATCCGCTTGTTAAAATATGAATTCGAATTTGTCGATTAA